The DNA segment GATTCCTTCGTAGGATCTCGAAAATGCCCAGAGTTGTGGTAGAATCAGCAGCGCTTAGAAGAGTTGATAATAGCATAAACTGCGCCAAGAGTCTGCACAAGTCAAAATCAACTGCATGTACTGTCATAACCTGTCGGACCCCCAGTGTTTCAGTGAGAgtaccttcagtatatttagagattgagaagctttctttttgagggtgttgtTGGGAAAGAAAGTGAGCTTTcgatcaaaagttatgcctaggaggAATTTATGCTCGTTTTATTTATAGAacactttcattcaagtgcagggtgggattaatctgcatgcctctttttagtgagaaaaggacagcaactgttttttgtggagagaacttaaatccattttggtctgcccaagtcacTAGTTTGTTCATTGTAAGTTGTATCTGTttttcgcatgttgataagctggaagatgtgcatgaaatttgaaggtcatcaacatatACAGAATAAATGATGATCTTTGGAATTATTtgcgatattgagttcatttttgcaataaagagtgtggtacttagaatacacccctgcggtacgccattttcttggatgaattttttcgaaagcgtgcagcctagacgtacacgaaaggaacggtcagaaagaaagtcttttagacagttcagcatcctgccatcGATGCCTAGATCCGTGAGGTCACGAAGAATCACATACCTCCAGGtagtatcataagctttttccaagtaaaaaaaaactgctagacagtgctgtttgtgtatgaatgcttcaagGACTGTGTTTTCGAGACGGATgagatggtcatttgtacagcatgcttttttaaaaccacattggtgggtaccaagaagttttcgcgattcaaggatgaacattaacctaatatttagcacactttcaaaacatttagcaagacaactcgtaagtgctattggcctgtaactaccagccgaagttggcggttttccatATTTCAGGAAAGGCACAACCACAGCatttttccacgcctctggcatttttctggactgccatattttattgaagaattttagaagagcttctacagcatcttcggagaggtgagcaagTATTTCATAATGTATTTCGTCTGGACCTGGTGCTGTCTGTCTGCAGGCTgaaagtactgtacggatttcttgtagtgtaattaatttattgtaaagTTCATTTGCAATGCCACTTGTCGGTAGTCATCGTttttctgttgtgttcttgtACTTTATAAATGATTGGgtgtagtgtgaggagctagAAACCGTGacgaagtgttcccctagtttgtcggcctgttcgctaatgcttgtttgtgtgtcCGGAGCTGTTagaaaaggaattgtgaaagaagtaaagctgccattaagtttgcggacctgctcccacatttgtttcgatgtaactgaactatttatggacaacacataatttttccatgaagttttctcagcattgcgacgtatgtaccgtgcttttgctcttgaagaatatcccacttaaaatcggtaaaaacggatggagagctaaaagacaagtttatgcaactcattttacctgaggatgaagagcaatacatgggtttgcctgtattgagcaagcagacgttgttgcgcagaaaaaaatcttctaaaatcctacctctagtgtctgtctgttcactacACCAAAACGACgagtgcgcgttaaaatcccagactaccagatatggctctggtagctgcctaaaaagctcctctagaccttgtagtgtaacagtgagatgtgatggaagatatatagagcatacagtaattgttttaaagcttaggacgatgactgcaacggcttcataattcgtctggagcttgatttcatgggTTGCAATgccgctctgaactacaacagcaacgcctccagagagcctatttgcttgctcacggtcacggcgaaagactttatactttttaaaaaatatttttatgagaaggtcccaagttggtctcctgcagacaGTGCCACAGGAGATAGAGAATTCAGGATATCTGTTGCGTCACTATAGTTATttagaattccacggcagttccagtggataacgAACGCCATGATGATTTGGGGAAGGGGGGGTCGTATCGAGACCTTAGGTCCCTCCTTGCTGAGGGCCTGTTAttaaggttttttcttttttgtgatcAAGGGAGCCCCGCCGCCGTTGCGGCTGAGGCGAGCTCCGAGTTttatccatcgcctcagtggaggcgctggagttccgtgGGGAGCCCACAAGAAGGggggtggtggacttctcccgaatgggggaagccttgcgggctgctgACTTGGAGGTCGACGGGCTCGtttgtgggggtggcatagcagctctcgctgcatctgccaggggcgcggatggccctgcctcaacctcacttagtgtgagctgggcaggtgcagaaggccgctgtggtgcgccgtgcccacgcaccacatcggcgaagtttgtatgtGCGGTGAAAGAAAATGAGCTCCGGGTCATTGCGTAGcgctgtcttgcctctttaaatgtaacattctctttggtcttgatggtaataatttccttttcgtttttccacacaggacacaatcttgaataagcggcgtggttgccttcgcagtttgcgcagcgtggtgCAGCATCGCAGTCTTCTGATTTatgatcattggaggcacatttggcaCAAGTATTGCGGCCGCGACAGCTTcgggagccgtggccaaacctttggcatttgaagcCTCGTCTGGGGTTAGGGATATATGGTCGGACGGATATTTTTGCGTACCCTACCTGGATTGATTCGGGCAGGGTGCAGGAAGCAAAGGTCAGTACCAGGTGTTTCGttggaatttctttgttttctttgcataTTTTTATTCTATATACATTGGTTACATTTTGTTCGGACAGTCCTTCCAGCATTTCCTCTTCTGTCAGGTGCAAAAAGTCGTTGTCAGAGATGATACCACGTAAAGTGTTTAGAGATCTATGGGGTGTTACAGACACAGGGATGTCACCGAAAGTTTCGATGTCTGCCAGTTTCGAGATTTGAGTAATGCCAACAAGTTCTAGCAGGAGGTCTCCACTAGCCAGTTTTGTTACTTTGTACTTCGGACCTAATGAATCAGTGAGAGCTTTTGAAACTATGAATGGGGATATTAGTCTAGCTGGCTTTTCTTTTCGTGCACTGTGCACAATATGGTACTTTgggaaaattgttttctttttgtcgaaAAATTGTGAGGtcacatcggtccgccctctttcagaggacgatcatttgaaagaaaggaggtagccataaaaaaaatgtgttcttcggccatggtgccagccacccaccatggagcccaacaattGGACGGGACAGaaacttgaaaacaagccctgcccacgccagctgtacaccactgctataaccaaatatgatgcaactcagggtggttggccacacaaggttaaccctcgccgcctatgaaaagtgaaaaaaccgagaagggaggaggagacaggaaagttctaagaaagataggaaagtgaaagacagaggggaggacaggaaaacgTGTGTTGTGTGAACTGATTCGGAGTTTGGTCAGGCTTTGAGCAGTGAAGCAGACGAACCACGGCTCAGGGAATTCGCTATGAGAGAGCTATGAGCTCAGACAGCTGTAGGTGAGTGTTCTGCATTGTCTGCTACTTTAATGTGCACGTGCTGCTTGTATTGCTGAAGTTTTTATTTAAAGCTGAGTTTTGCTGTTCTCCAAAGAGACCGTGTGTGTTATCCATTTACCATCATCAAGAAGAGGCTGTCTATTGTGCTATCCAGCACCAAATCACACGAACCTCAAAGAGGTGACGTGAAGAAAGGAACCTGTGATTTTACGGCTACTTTGTCGTCAAACGAATAGTTCTCGCTTCAGCAGGCAGCAAAATGCTCCCCATCATGCTGTCCCCACCCTTAAATGTGGCCTGTCCAGCTTTCCAACTAGCGATGTACCTTTTTATAAGAGGTTAAATATTGTACCTTACATGCTTACATCACACAAACTGAAATAAATGCCAGGTACCTCCCAAGTGTAAGAAATTGGGCTTCTTAGTTTGCAGTGATATTCTGAACAGCAGAAAGGTCAGGACAATGAGGAAGACAAGTATTACTTCTGATAGAAGACTAGAGGGCAGCCTGCAAACTTTTAATGGTATGCACAAGATTCAGATATGCCAACGACTAGCTTGTCATTTTCAATAACCCATGCAAAAATGCTTCACAAGAAATAAAGCACATCCTGGCTACCGTATCTTCTTGCCTAGAAGGCCTCACAATCGCAAAGAAGCTTTGTGCAGACCACCTGGTTCAGTTCCTGAACTTAACGCTCATGTTGGCACCAAATCACGTTTGCTAGCGGTACAAGCTCCATTCATGGAAGAGCCTCTTCCTATTCCCTTCTGTGCACTCCAAGCTAGTGAAGCACAGCATAACCATTGCTGCCTTGAAGAATGCTCTCTGCAGGTCACACtgtgaggtgcacaccaaatcGTCGGGAGATTTTTGAGTGCGGAGCGTCGCCGgtggtgcgtcgacagcggagcgtTACACGTGCCAGCCCAgtgttgcgcgtgtgcacgtgcgaatggtgtttGCAAGGCAATGACGACGAAGAGCGTGCCGAGCATGAGAAGCATAGAGCTGACGTGTGAGAAAACCGGGGTGTGAAGAGAGACAGCGCAGCAGAGGCCGGGTCATTCAAGCGTAAAGGTGGGACCCGTGCTGCTATgcacctcccttggatcaccgatgcATGCCTCCTGCGTCCCTTTCAAGCATGGAGGAGGCAACCGATGtattgagggtccgtgctgccgaaaggctcTCTTGGACAGCTTGCATTAAGCCTACGGCATTTTGGTACGCCAtcgacgggtcctggctacgctttttctgctgctgccaagttcctggGGCTGCTGACAGGAGTCCACCGGCTTCTTCTTGAGGTCCTCTCTGCTCCTACTACTACCTGGCTCCGTTCCGCCGCCTCCTTCTACGTAACATCAGCGATGTGTCGCAGTTCATCCACCCGTGTCCACCCTATCCACAAGGCATctcccgcttcacctgggacgctcaagtTATGGTGCACTCTTTCCTTTAATCTGCAGTGTTGTGTgagtgttgagtgtgtgtttttcttttgcgttTTCGTTTCTTATTAGCTTTTTACCTTTAAGTTATCAACACGGCTTCGTTTTGTGTTGTTTGATCTGTTTGTTGTTTCGTTTGattgaacctgcacgcgataaCGTTCCCCTTGTGCAGTTGGGGACGCATTACAAATTCGCGACACACACCCACATCAGTCCCTGCCAGCTTCAACTCACGAGTGAACCCACTCAAATCTATAGGATTCCTGCAGACGTGCTGCAAAGTCTGACCAAGAAATTGCCAAGACAAATCCAAACAAGCTTCAGCAAAAGCAACTACATAGTGACCAGATGCATACCACTGTTATTCCCTATGAGCACGGTGTGTCATGCAGGCTTAAGAAAACAGTAGGAAGGGTTGGCATACTACAAATATTTTCTGCACCAAACAAGCTTGCAGCCCAGAGCAAGTGTGTCAACTCTGACAAGGTTCTAAATACATGTAGTGTTTTATGGTGCATAGGCAACTCAGGCCACCATGCGTCAAACTCAAGGTAAGGGAAATTATTGATGGTGTAGGCGGCGTAAAAAATTGTTTGGCATTACCCAaggataaaggaagaaagaaattttatgaaTGGTTAATATAATAACTTTAAAGAAGGTCGGGTAGTCTCAGCAGGCATCCTTGGCTGGGAAAGGATGTTGAGCCTCCGAACCAGTAAAACAAAACCTCAGCCTTCCTATCATGAATGAaaaggtggctgaggtgtatcaaaaaataaaatgaatcagTGGGTAAAGATTTAGAGTTTGTTTagaaaacctgcttctcttaaaaagctaaaaacacaagaTGTGTCAACAATTGcttcttcgctaaaaaaaaaaaaaaaactggatgtaAAGGGAtgtgttcattataaaactgagtaaaataattttttcctaagtttatcaagttttgtgcatgagtatAAAATGTAATTATTAGGTCATCTCCAAATTTTTCACAAACCGGTTTGTCTTTTGTTAATAGAAAATTGTGTGTGATGCGCGTGCGGCCTATACAgagacgacataaaataa comes from the Amblyomma americanum isolate KBUSLIRL-KWMA chromosome 1, ASM5285725v1, whole genome shotgun sequence genome and includes:
- the LOC144115177 gene encoding uncharacterized protein LOC144115177, with translation SSSERGRTDVTSQFFDKKKTIFPKYHIVHSARKEKPARLISPFIVSKALTDSLGPKYKVTKLASGDLLLELVGITQISKLADIETFGDIPVSVTPHRSLNTLRGIISDNDFLHLTEEEMLEGLSEQNVTNVYRIKICKENKEIPTKHLVLTFASCTLPESIQVGYAKISVRPYIPNPRRGFKCQRFGHGSRSCRGRNTCAKCASNDHKSEDCDAAPRCANCEGNHAAYSRLCPVWKNEKEIITIKTKENVTFKEARQRYAMTRSSFSFTAHTNFADVVRGHGAPQRPSAPAQLTLSEVEAGPSAPLADAARAAMPPPQTSPSTSKSAARKASPIREKSTTPLLVGSPRNSSASTEAMDKTRSSPQPQRRRGSLDHKKEKTLITGPQQGGT